DNA from Leptospira harrisiae:
TGTACCCATACAAATTTTTTCAGTTTTCCGTAACTGGTGATCATTTGTTTGATATGGTTTTCAGGGAACGGATAAAGTTGTTCTATACGAACCACTGCCACGTTTTCCAATTTTTGAGTATCAATGGCTTTGCGTAAGTCGTAGTAAACTTTTCCAGAACAGAAAAGTAACTTCTCTACTTTTTCTGGTTTAGCCACAGGATCAGGAAGGATCTTTCTAAAAGCACCTGTTGTGATATCTTCCAAACTAGAGGCAGCATCTTTCAAACGAAGGAGAGACTTCGGTGTCATGATGATGAGTGGCTTTCTAAAACTTTGTAAGATTTGTCGGCGAAGGATATGGAAGTACTGAGCCGGTGTGGTAAGGTTTGCCACTTGGATATTGTCTAGAGCACAAAGTTGTAGGAAACGTTCGAGCCTTGCCGAAGAATGTTCTGGACCTTGGCCTTCGTAACCATGAGGAAGTAAACAAACAAGACCAGACATCCTTTGCCATTTGATTTCGGAACTGGAAATAAACTGGTCAAAAATCACCTGTGCGTTATTTGCAAAGTCACCAAACTGTGCTTCCCACATCACAAGGCTATTTGGATCAGCTAGAGAATACCCATACTCGAATCCGAGGCAAGAGTATTCTGAAAGAGAAGAGTTAACGATCTCAATCTTTGCTTGTTTGTCGCTAATGTGGTTGAGGAGGGTGAGTTTTTTCCCATTTACGATGTCGGAAAGAGTGGCATGTCTGTGTGAGAAAGTCCCTCTTTGCGCATCTTGGCCCCCAAGACGAATGGGAAATCCGTTTTCCAAAATGGAACCAAACGATAGAGATTCCGCAAATCCCCAATCGATTGGCAATTCTCCAGCACCCATCTTTTTACGGTCTTCCAAAACCTTGATGTGTTTTGGGTTTGCTGTATATCCTTCTGGAAGCGTTGTGACTGCTTTGACAATCCCACCTAATTGTTGTTGTAGGAGTTGTGTGTGAACATCCGAATCCAAAGGTTCTTTGGTATATCTGGACCAAACCCCACCAAGTGTATCAACTGTGATCCGAGTGTCTTTTTCCTTGGCTTGTTGGAAGGAAGTTTCTAAACCTTGTTGGATTCCATCTTTGATGAATTGAATTTCTTCTGGAGTGATATCTCCCCGTTTTAATAATTTTTCTTCATAAATTGAGATGGTTTTTGGATGTTTTTTGATGATTTCATACATCTGTGGCTGTGTGAAAGTTGGTTCATCCGTTTCGTTGTGACCAAGCCTTCTATAACAGATTAAATCGATGATAACATCTTTTTTGAATTTTTGGCGGTATTCTAACGCAAGTTTTGTGACACGGTATGTGGCTTCTGGATCATCTCCGTTCACATGAAAAATCGGAACTTGGAATCCTTTGGCAAGGTCTGTTGCATACAAAGTAGATCTAGATTCGCTAGGAAGAGTCGTGAATCCAATTTGGTTATTGATGACAATATGGAATGTTCCCC
Protein-coding regions in this window:
- a CDS encoding 2-oxoglutarate dehydrogenase E1 component encodes the protein MTTDQMMSLYGDNVVLLEEYYKQFKEDPQSLTKDWIDFFGELERSSVSNNGSNGNGFGGNGYVNYASTEHRKDSSLSDFGIINLLNAYRRQGHLAADLDPLGINKPNREFIDLKIGALKQSDLDTEVDSGIANLGKAKLKDVIDWFEKTYCGSIGCEHYYLVNDEEREWLQNRMEPLANNEPISKKTALRLFEKLYQADSFENFLAKKFVGKKRFSLEGGETMIPMLDTLVEEAGGHKMDALVIGMAHRGRLNVLVNIIRKPAGLIFAEFEEKLNPGQLGYADVKYHLGYSNNVMTHYGKEVKLSLAFNPSHLEAVDPVIFGSVRARQEMAKDVDRSKFMPVAIHGDAAFAGQGVVAETLNMMNLDGYTVGGTFHIVINNQIGFTTLPSESRSTLYATDLAKGFQVPIFHVNGDDPEATYRVTKLALEYRQKFKKDVIIDLICYRRLGHNETDEPTFTQPQMYEIIKKHPKTISIYEEKLLKRGDITPEEIQFIKDGIQQGLETSFQQAKEKDTRITVDTLGGVWSRYTKEPLDSDVHTQLLQQQLGGIVKAVTTLPEGYTANPKHIKVLEDRKKMGAGELPIDWGFAESLSFGSILENGFPIRLGGQDAQRGTFSHRHATLSDIVNGKKLTLLNHISDKQAKIEIVNSSLSEYSCLGFEYGYSLADPNSLVMWEAQFGDFANNAQVIFDQFISSSEIKWQRMSGLVCLLPHGYEGQGPEHSSARLERFLQLCALDNIQVANLTTPAQYFHILRRQILQSFRKPLIIMTPKSLLRLKDAASSLEDITTGAFRKILPDPVAKPEKVEKLLFCSGKVYYDLRKAIDTQKLENVAVVRIEQLYPFPENHIKQMITSYGKLKKFVWVQEEPKNQGAWFFVRDRIEAVMPENKRLHYAGRSEFPSPACGHVVTHLKEQEDLVKDALS